A genome region from Streptomyces xanthophaeus includes the following:
- a CDS encoding PRC-barrel domain-containing protein, translated as MTEHVWSYQPASGHLTWADLTGYRVEATDGHIGKVDKHSYDVGDAYLVVDTGVWIFGKEVLLPASTVSRIDLQEETVYVNATKDRIKNAPEFHREKHLQDPGYRAELGSYYGTGGLPGNGGLPGEGPVGSHRA; from the coding sequence GTGACGGAGCATGTGTGGAGCTACCAGCCGGCATCGGGTCATCTGACCTGGGCCGACCTCACCGGGTACAGGGTCGAGGCGACCGACGGTCATATCGGGAAGGTCGACAAGCACTCCTACGACGTGGGTGACGCCTACCTGGTCGTCGACACCGGTGTGTGGATCTTCGGCAAGGAGGTCCTCCTCCCGGCGAGCACCGTGTCCCGGATAGACCTGCAGGAGGAGACGGTCTACGTGAACGCCACGAAGGACCGGATCAAGAACGCCCCCGAGTTCCACCGGGAAAAGCACCTGCAGGACCCCGGATACCGGGCGGAACTCGGCAGCTACTACGGAACGGGAGGGCTGCCCGGCAACGGAGGGCTGCCCGGTGAAGGCCCGGTCGGCAGCCACCGCGCATGA
- a CDS encoding DUF6131 family protein: MILVGLILLIVGFFTGISILWTIGIILLVVGAVLWILGSVGHAVGGRRHYY, from the coding sequence ATGATTCTTGTCGGGCTTATTCTGTTGATCGTCGGATTCTTCACCGGGATCTCCATCCTGTGGACCATCGGGATCATCCTGCTCGTGGTGGGTGCGGTGCTGTGGATCCTGGGCTCGGTCGGGCACGCGGTCGGCGGCCGGCGCCACTATTACTGA
- a CDS encoding ribonuclease BN, with protein MIGSGGSGRLSPVGRIRSAIRRARAGRHWGRIRDVDLWQRSLGFSALGFLTLVPLLIVVSAADTATGQGFAQWLGDGLGVSPAARAEIDRLFALPGQAWRTTTAFGLAVLTVFGLSFGTMLQSGYERIWDLPPARWRARWRHVVWLGVLIGVLYLSAITPPWRESPVRGFVTVAIGILFFWWSQRLLLGGRVAWSALLPGAVATMIALLGLRLFSRLVFSPLIASSAVTYGPFGTVLVIQTWLVGIGVVIFGGALTGRLLHDELPRRSGPPQPG; from the coding sequence ATGATCGGGTCGGGTGGATCTGGCCGGCTGTCGCCCGTCGGACGGATACGCAGCGCGATTCGCCGTGCGCGGGCCGGCCGCCACTGGGGGCGCATCCGGGACGTCGACCTGTGGCAGCGCTCCCTGGGGTTCTCGGCGTTGGGGTTCCTGACGCTGGTACCGCTGCTGATCGTCGTGTCCGCGGCGGACACCGCCACCGGGCAGGGATTCGCGCAATGGCTGGGGGACGGACTGGGCGTGTCGCCGGCGGCCAGGGCGGAAATCGACCGCCTCTTCGCCCTGCCCGGCCAGGCATGGCGGACCACGACGGCATTCGGCCTCGCCGTGCTCACCGTGTTCGGCCTGTCCTTCGGAACCATGCTGCAGAGCGGCTACGAAAGGATCTGGGACCTGCCCCCGGCCCGCTGGCGGGCCAGGTGGCGGCATGTGGTCTGGCTCGGCGTGCTGATCGGCGTCCTGTACCTGTCCGCCATCACACCGCCATGGCGTGAGTCTCCGGTCCGCGGGTTCGTCACGGTGGCGATCGGCATCCTGTTCTTCTGGTGGTCCCAGCGGCTGCTGCTCGGCGGCCGGGTGGCATGGAGCGCTCTGCTGCCCGGGGCGGTCGCGACCATGATCGCGCTGCTCGGACTGCGGCTCTTCTCCCGGCTCGTCTTCTCGCCGCTGATCGCCTCCAGCGCCGTCACGTACGGCCCCTTCGGAACCGTCCTCGTCATCCAGACCTGGCTCGTCGGCATCGGCGTCGTCATCTTCGGCGGAGCACTCACCGGTCGTCTGCTCCACGACGAACTGCCTCGCCGGTCGGGCCCCCCTCAGCCCGGATAG
- a CDS encoding ATP-binding protein → METIGPETGDRRPAGLSGTGQRRRLALAGVRGSVAKGRDFARQALLDWGWSGTETSEDALLLVSELLTNAVLHAGGCIELALSAGEVLRMEVFDGTTTPPRRHPSPQRGLPGGHGLYIVERISDRWGTHTHENGKAVWAEIEASRLTSGRSTGL, encoded by the coding sequence GTGGAAACGATCGGACCGGAAACCGGCGATCGCAGGCCTGCCGGGCTTTCCGGCACGGGGCAGCGCCGTCGGCTCGCCCTGGCCGGCGTACGCGGATCCGTGGCCAAGGGCCGCGACTTCGCACGCCAGGCCCTGCTCGACTGGGGCTGGAGCGGGACCGAGACGTCGGAGGACGCTCTGCTCCTCGTGTCCGAGCTGCTGACCAACGCGGTCCTGCACGCGGGTGGTTGCATCGAGCTCGCGCTGTCGGCCGGTGAGGTCCTGCGGATGGAGGTCTTCGACGGCACGACGACGCCGCCCCGCCGCCACCCGTCGCCGCAGCGTGGCCTCCCGGGCGGCCACGGCCTCTACATCGTGGAGCGCATCTCCGATCGCTGGGGCACGCACACACACGAGAACGGCAAGGCGGTCTGGGCCGAGATCGAGGCGTCGCGGCTGACCTCGGGCAGGTCCACGGGCCTCTGA
- a CDS encoding VanZ family protein, translating to MVIAFVGTVLFGAVLARLTLEPSAASEALVHSNVRPGHSIGAYLDGTSVIEAVRQLGGNLLLGLPFGVLLPVLLPPARGLVRVGAVTIALMTLVELTQGALITGRVFDIDDVILNTAGALIGYVLMGLRLGRAVHPRRSHWWNR from the coding sequence ATGGTGATCGCCTTCGTCGGGACCGTCCTGTTCGGTGCGGTCCTGGCCCGGCTCACGCTCGAACCGTCCGCCGCGTCGGAGGCCCTCGTCCACAGCAATGTCCGACCCGGTCATTCGATCGGCGCCTATCTGGACGGGACGTCGGTGATCGAGGCGGTGCGCCAGCTGGGCGGGAACCTGCTGCTGGGGCTTCCGTTCGGGGTGCTCCTGCCGGTCCTGCTGCCCCCGGCCCGGGGGCTGGTACGGGTCGGAGCGGTGACGATCGCCCTGATGACCCTGGTGGAGCTCACCCAGGGAGCCCTGATCACCGGACGCGTCTTCGACATCGACGACGTCATCCTCAACACGGCCGGAGCGCTCATCGGGTACGTGCTCATGGGCCTGCGGCTGGGCCGGGCCGTACACCCGCGCCGCAGCCACTGGTGGAACCGCTGA
- a CDS encoding contact-dependent growth inhibition system immunity protein, with protein sequence MPRLLHLDRTLDELDGPPWPAPPSPTTALVMKVHALRRKRLGALTPADLRTLIGQAVGLPYLLPLAVRLLLEDPMLDAYFYPGDLLLAVLGRPESAWALFPDLREELVAVVAGLSEAELAELRAYGPAGQWG encoded by the coding sequence ATGCCCCGTCTTCTCCACCTGGACCGCACCCTCGACGAGCTTGACGGACCACCGTGGCCTGCGCCGCCCTCGCCCACCACCGCCCTGGTCATGAAGGTCCACGCCCTGCGCCGCAAGCGCCTCGGCGCCCTGACCCCGGCCGACCTGCGCACACTGATCGGCCAAGCCGTAGGCCTGCCCTATCTGTTGCCCCTCGCGGTGCGCCTGCTGCTCGAAGACCCCATGCTGGACGCGTACTTCTACCCGGGAGACCTGCTGCTCGCCGTCCTGGGCCGGCCCGAATCGGCCTGGGCGCTCTTCCCGGACCTGCGGGAGGAGCTGGTGGCCGTCGTCGCCGGTCTGTCCGAGGCGGAGCTGGCCGAGCTCAGGGCCTACGGGCCGGCGGGGCAGTGGGGTTGA
- a CDS encoding STAS domain-containing protein has translation MPSPHRHDGPPPLPPVGAQALYDDGTWADAVLRCAPAGRGSATTLTARPLRDRPGALLRGSCDLDTRPVLRAALGVVTRIPGPVVHLDLSAVAFLDTAAVAALVQANATVTGQGRRLLLHHPPYSLRKLVEMFPDECAALEVAA, from the coding sequence ATGCCCTCACCCCACCGGCACGACGGCCCCCCGCCCCTCCCGCCCGTCGGCGCGCAGGCGCTCTACGACGACGGGACGTGGGCGGACGCGGTCCTGCGGTGCGCGCCCGCCGGGAGGGGTTCGGCGACGACGCTGACCGCCCGGCCGTTGCGCGACCGTCCCGGTGCCCTGCTGAGGGGCAGCTGCGACCTCGACACCCGGCCCGTCCTGCGCGCGGCACTGGGTGTCGTCACCCGGATCCCGGGCCCGGTCGTCCATCTCGACCTGTCCGCCGTTGCCTTCCTCGACACGGCCGCCGTCGCCGCCCTGGTGCAGGCCAATGCCACCGTCACCGGCCAGGGGCGTCGCCTGCTGCTCCACCACCCGCCATACTCGCTCCGCAAGCTCGTGGAGATGTTCCCGGACGAATGTGCCGCGCTGGAGGTCGCAGCATGA
- a CDS encoding glutamate--cysteine ligase yields the protein MRSVGVEEELLLVDAATGEPLAVSGPVLAAADHCTGECSKGGGAKEHVFEKELQKEQVEFGTKPVTEMGELQEEIVRWRTEAARHAASAGALVAALGTSPLPVRPSRNAGLRYEWIAEQFGLTAQEQLTCGCHVHVAVESDEEGVAVLDRIRPWLAVLMAMSANSPFWQGADSGYGSYRSRVWNRLPSAGPVDVFGSADRYHEEVRAMVDTGVLHDERMIYFDARLSAVYPTVEIRVADVCLEAGTTVLLAALVRALVETAARAWRAGEPPARVDTGLLRLAGWRAGRSGLDGPLLHPLTMTETAPATAVRALHEHVREALVDHGDQERVSAEIATLLKRGNGARVQRALLSERGDLAAVVLGCAETTTATPAF from the coding sequence ATGCGAAGCGTGGGCGTGGAAGAAGAGCTGTTGCTGGTGGACGCTGCCACCGGTGAGCCGCTGGCCGTGTCGGGCCCGGTCCTGGCGGCGGCGGACCACTGCACGGGGGAGTGCTCCAAGGGCGGGGGAGCGAAGGAGCACGTCTTCGAGAAGGAGCTCCAGAAGGAGCAGGTGGAGTTCGGCACCAAGCCGGTGACGGAGATGGGCGAGCTCCAGGAGGAGATCGTCCGGTGGCGCACGGAGGCGGCCCGGCACGCGGCGTCCGCCGGAGCCCTCGTGGCGGCCCTCGGCACGTCGCCCCTGCCCGTGCGGCCTTCCCGCAACGCCGGGCTGCGGTACGAGTGGATCGCCGAGCAGTTCGGCCTGACCGCGCAGGAGCAGCTGACCTGCGGATGCCACGTCCACGTCGCGGTCGAGTCGGACGAGGAGGGCGTGGCCGTCCTGGACCGGATCCGCCCCTGGCTCGCCGTACTGATGGCGATGAGCGCGAACTCCCCCTTCTGGCAGGGCGCGGACAGCGGGTACGGAAGCTACCGGAGCCGGGTGTGGAACCGGTTGCCCTCGGCCGGGCCCGTGGACGTCTTCGGGTCCGCCGACCGCTACCACGAGGAAGTCCGCGCGATGGTGGACACCGGCGTGCTGCACGACGAAAGAATGATCTACTTCGACGCCCGCCTGTCGGCCGTCTACCCCACGGTGGAGATCCGGGTCGCGGACGTGTGCCTGGAGGCGGGGACCACGGTGCTGCTGGCCGCCCTCGTCCGCGCGCTGGTCGAAACGGCCGCCCGGGCCTGGCGGGCCGGAGAGCCGCCGGCCCGGGTCGATACGGGCCTGCTGCGGCTCGCCGGCTGGCGGGCCGGGCGGTCGGGGCTGGACGGGCCGCTGCTGCATCCCCTGACAATGACGGAGACCGCTCCTGCCACCGCCGTACGGGCCCTCCACGAGCACGTCCGCGAGGCGCTCGTCGATCACGGCGACCAGGAACGGGTGAGCGCGGAGATCGCCACTCTCCTGAAACGCGGCAACGGGGCCCGCGTCCAGCGCGCGTTGCTGAGCGAGCGAGGTGATCTTGCCGCGGTGGTCCTGGGCTGCGCGGAGACGACGACGGCCACACCCGCCTTCTGA
- a CDS encoding CsbD family protein: MSDKEKSRAKAEQAKGKLKETAGRAVGNERLTTEGRAEKAKGDARQAKEKMKDVFKR, from the coding sequence GTGTCGGACAAGGAGAAGAGCCGCGCCAAGGCCGAGCAGGCCAAGGGAAAGCTCAAGGAGACAGCAGGACGCGCGGTCGGCAATGAACGCCTGACCACGGAGGGGCGGGCCGAAAAGGCCAAGGGTGACGCCCGTCAGGCCAAGGAGAAGATGAAGGATGTCTTCAAGCGCTGA
- a CDS encoding sensor histidine kinase, with amino-acid sequence MINLPASGASGAFVHPALFYRGQADYLAGVGGFVRAALAADEPVLVAVPGPRLDALREDLGAATAGVTWTDMTHLGRNPGRILAALQDFADGCADRPARIVGEPIWPGRSRAEVLEATRHEALINTAFAGRQATVLCPYDVLGLPGTVVSDARRTHPTLLEDGKALPSPDYADASAVCADCDAPLPEPDGGAPWLAYTHGQLSEVRAYAEAFARGTALSAARRGDLVLAVAEAAANSLAHGGGSGAIRLWSTAGSGPGTGDGAGGAGVVAEIRDAGHLADPLAGRRRPALASADGGRGLWMIHQLCDLVEIRASDSGFTLRLHMTTF; translated from the coding sequence ATGATCAATCTTCCTGCGTCCGGCGCCTCCGGAGCCTTCGTCCACCCTGCCCTCTTCTACCGGGGGCAGGCGGACTACCTGGCAGGTGTGGGCGGGTTCGTCCGGGCCGCCCTCGCGGCCGACGAGCCGGTGCTCGTGGCCGTCCCCGGGCCGCGGCTGGATGCGCTGCGCGAGGACCTCGGCGCCGCCACGGCCGGGGTCACCTGGACGGACATGACGCACCTGGGCCGCAATCCCGGCCGCATCCTGGCCGCCCTGCAGGATTTCGCCGACGGGTGCGCGGACCGGCCGGCCCGGATCGTGGGCGAGCCGATCTGGCCCGGCCGCTCGCGGGCCGAGGTGCTGGAGGCCACCCGTCACGAGGCCCTCATCAACACCGCCTTCGCGGGGCGGCAGGCCACCGTCCTGTGCCCGTACGACGTCCTCGGCCTGCCGGGCACCGTGGTGTCCGATGCCCGGCGTACGCATCCCACGCTGCTGGAGGACGGCAAGGCCCTGCCGAGCCCGGACTACGCGGACGCCTCGGCGGTCTGCGCCGACTGCGACGCCCCCCTGCCCGAGCCCGACGGTGGTGCGCCCTGGCTGGCCTACACCCACGGGCAGCTGAGCGAGGTGCGCGCGTACGCCGAGGCCTTCGCCCGTGGCACGGCCCTGAGCGCGGCGCGGCGCGGCGACCTCGTCCTGGCGGTCGCCGAGGCCGCAGCCAACTCCCTCGCCCACGGGGGCGGGAGCGGCGCGATCCGGCTGTGGAGCACCGCCGGATCCGGTCCGGGTACGGGTGACGGTGCGGGCGGTGCCGGGGTCGTGGCCGAGATCCGCGACGCAGGTCACCTCGCCGACCCCCTGGCGGGGCGCCGCCGGCCCGCCCTGGCCTCGGCCGACGGCGGCCGAGGCCTGTGGATGATCCACCAGCTGTGCGACCTGGTCGAGATCCGGGCCTCGGACAGCGGCTTCACTCTGAGGCTGCACATGACAACCTTCTGA
- a CDS encoding SigB/SigF/SigG family RNA polymerase sigma factor — MSRSATVAGPIRATDAPMTPTVPGTTVGIPRQDVELPEVKNAREMAPADARELSKLFFLRLGALEEGTREYQYARNTLIEMNLSLVQFAARRFRARVLGGGLDMDDIIQVGTIGLIKAIDRYEPEREVEFSTLALPYITGEIKRYFRDTTWAVHVPRRLQERRTELAKAQEALTDVLGRSPTVKEVAQHLELTEEEVIDGLVAANGYTSGSLDASAESDEPSTTTGRTTRPLADRLGDVDPAMELFEEFHTLAPLLEQLDERDRMILRLRFGEDRTQAEIGAELGISQMQVSRLLSRTLARLRAGMLSV, encoded by the coding sequence ATGTCTCGCTCGGCCACCGTCGCAGGCCCCATTCGTGCAACAGACGCGCCCATGACGCCCACTGTGCCCGGCACCACCGTGGGAATTCCACGGCAGGACGTGGAACTGCCCGAGGTGAAGAACGCCCGGGAGATGGCTCCTGCCGACGCCCGCGAGCTTTCGAAGCTCTTCTTCCTGAGACTCGGTGCCCTGGAAGAAGGCACGCGTGAGTACCAGTACGCCCGCAACACCCTGATCGAGATGAACCTCTCGCTGGTCCAGTTCGCCGCGCGGCGATTCCGCGCCCGCGTGCTGGGTGGTGGTCTGGACATGGACGACATCATCCAGGTCGGGACCATCGGTCTCATCAAGGCCATCGACCGCTACGAGCCCGAACGCGAGGTCGAGTTCTCCACTCTGGCCCTCCCCTACATCACCGGTGAGATCAAGCGCTACTTCCGTGACACCACCTGGGCGGTGCACGTCCCGCGCCGTCTGCAGGAACGGCGTACGGAGCTCGCCAAGGCCCAGGAGGCCCTCACCGACGTCCTCGGCCGGTCCCCGACGGTCAAGGAGGTCGCCCAGCACCTCGAACTGACCGAGGAAGAGGTCATCGACGGGCTGGTCGCCGCGAACGGCTATACGAGCGGCTCCCTGGACGCCTCGGCCGAGAGCGACGAGCCGTCGACGACGACGGGCCGGACGACCCGTCCGCTGGCGGACCGGCTCGGTGACGTCGACCCCGCCATGGAACTCTTCGAGGAGTTCCACACGCTCGCGCCCCTGCTGGAGCAGCTGGACGAACGCGACCGGATGATCCTGCGGCTGCGCTTCGGCGAGGACAGGACGCAGGCGGAGATCGGCGCGGAACTGGGCATCTCGCAGATGCAGGTCTCGCGCCTGCTGTCCCGGACCCTGGCGCGGCTGCGCGCCGGGATGCTGTCGGTGTAG
- a CDS encoding DUF6328 family protein: MAQDARNGRSESVEERADRQWQELIQEIRVAQTGVQILFGFLLTVAFTPHFQGLPQTDKVIYIVTVVLGALATGALIGPVSFHRIVSGRRIKPEAVAWASRLTFTGLILLLATCTSALLLVLRVAAHNAVVPWLVAGVLAWYLLCWFVLPLWARVRYTAAGESAS, from the coding sequence ATGGCGCAGGATGCCCGGAACGGGCGGAGCGAGAGCGTCGAGGAACGCGCGGACCGGCAGTGGCAGGAGCTCATCCAGGAGATCCGCGTCGCGCAGACGGGCGTGCAGATCCTCTTCGGCTTCCTGCTGACCGTCGCCTTCACCCCGCACTTCCAGGGGCTGCCCCAGACCGACAAGGTGATCTACATCGTCACCGTGGTGCTGGGCGCGCTGGCGACGGGGGCGCTGATCGGGCCCGTCTCCTTCCACCGCATCGTCTCGGGCCGCCGGATCAAACCCGAGGCGGTCGCGTGGGCCTCGCGCCTGACCTTCACCGGACTGATCCTGCTGCTGGCCACCTGCACGTCGGCCCTCCTCCTCGTGCTGCGGGTCGCCGCGCACAACGCGGTCGTGCCGTGGCTGGTCGCGGGAGTCCTGGCCTGGTACCTCCTGTGCTGGTTCGTCCTCCCCCTCTGGGCGCGCGTCCGCTACACCGCGGCGGGCGAATCGGCGAGCTGA
- a CDS encoding SRPBCC family protein, with protein sequence MSHVEEYVEVNVPARTAYNQWTQFEEFPAFMEGVERIEQRTDTLTHWVTNVNGVRREFDAQITEQYPDRRVAWMTVDGETRQAGLVTFQPIDATTTKVVLHMNWVPDGLAESAADKLGFVKRQVAGDLKRFKLFIESRGTETGAWRGEV encoded by the coding sequence ATGTCGCACGTCGAGGAGTACGTCGAGGTCAACGTTCCGGCACGGACGGCCTACAACCAGTGGACGCAGTTCGAGGAGTTCCCCGCCTTCATGGAGGGGGTCGAACGCATCGAACAGCGCACGGACACGCTCACCCACTGGGTGACGAACGTGAACGGCGTCCGGCGTGAGTTCGACGCGCAGATCACCGAGCAGTACCCGGACCGCCGCGTCGCATGGATGACGGTGGACGGGGAGACGCGCCAGGCCGGGCTGGTGACCTTCCAGCCGATCGACGCGACCACCACCAAGGTCGTCCTGCACATGAACTGGGTGCCCGACGGGCTGGCGGAGAGCGCAGCCGACAAGCTCGGCTTCGTCAAACGCCAGGTCGCCGGTGATCTGAAGCGGTTCAAGCTGTTCATCGAGTCCCGCGGAACCGAGACGGGCGCCTGGCGGGGCGAGGTCTGA
- a CDS encoding STAS domain-containing protein — translation MTGAADAYHEGVVGNSYPAGAGWVVAAHGELDQDTLAPLEEALASAADQHRLVVLDAGSITFGDSSFLNLLLRLHHLTTLRIAAPGEQLRRLFALTGADTVLSLHPNVEDAVSGS, via the coding sequence ATGACCGGAGCAGCGGACGCGTACCACGAAGGCGTCGTCGGGAACAGCTACCCGGCCGGAGCCGGGTGGGTGGTCGCGGCGCACGGGGAGCTCGACCAGGACACACTGGCCCCGCTGGAGGAGGCGCTCGCCTCCGCCGCGGACCAGCACCGGCTCGTGGTCCTCGACGCGGGCTCCATCACCTTCGGCGACTCCTCGTTCCTGAACCTGCTGCTGCGCCTGCACCACCTCACCACGCTGCGCATCGCCGCCCCCGGTGAGCAACTCCGCCGTCTCTTCGCCCTGACGGGCGCCGATACGGTCCTCTCCCTCCACCCGAACGTCGAGGATGCCGTCAGTGGGTCGTGA
- a CDS encoding VOC family protein: MARDLESTQRFYAGVLGWDFRSTHLGGGIVIAFRDGAPVAGIGVLAGGAGAPVLWTPYFAVEDADVTAARIVERGATMAVGPVAFGTGRIALAADPAGAVFGFWQGEVVPDWSVGRGSAPAWLELRTRDAFAAAIFYGEVLEWAGSRPGCCAVSYEHAHVVLRHGRDTVARISGGALEAAPDPEVRPRWHVHFRVPDLEAVVEAAIRLGGRTASPVQTSSASRWIVLADPEGALFTVVTPQDKLS; the protein is encoded by the coding sequence CTGGCCCGGGATCTCGAATCCACACAGCGGTTCTACGCCGGCGTGCTCGGCTGGGACTTCCGGTCCACCCACCTCGGCGGGGGCATCGTGATCGCCTTCCGCGACGGGGCCCCCGTGGCGGGCATCGGCGTACTCGCCGGGGGCGCCGGCGCGCCGGTGCTGTGGACGCCGTACTTCGCCGTCGAGGACGCCGACGTGACCGCCGCACGGATCGTCGAACGCGGCGCCACCATGGCGGTCGGCCCCGTGGCCTTCGGCACCGGCCGCATCGCCCTCGCGGCGGACCCCGCCGGGGCCGTTTTCGGCTTCTGGCAGGGCGAGGTCGTCCCCGACTGGTCGGTCGGGCGCGGAAGTGCGCCCGCCTGGCTGGAACTGCGGACGCGGGACGCGTTCGCGGCCGCCATCTTCTACGGGGAGGTCCTCGAATGGGCCGGCTCGCGTCCCGGCTGCTGCGCGGTCTCCTACGAGCACGCGCACGTCGTCCTGCGTCACGGGCGCGACACCGTGGCCCGCATCAGCGGCGGCGCGCTCGAAGCGGCACCGGACCCTGAGGTCCGTCCCCGATGGCACGTCCACTTCCGCGTGCCCGATCTGGAGGCGGTGGTCGAGGCCGCGATCCGGCTGGGCGGCAGGACCGCGTCTCCCGTACAGACGTCCAGCGCGAGCCGGTGGATCGTCCTCGCCGATCCCGAGGGCGCGCTCTTCACCGTGGTGACCCCGCAGGACAAGCTGTCCTGA
- a CDS encoding helix-turn-helix domain-containing protein, with protein sequence MPITVDIDVMLARRKMSVGELADRVGITPANLAVLKNGRAKAVRFATLAALCEVLECQPGDLLRWETEDAAAG encoded by the coding sequence ATGCCGATCACCGTCGACATCGACGTCATGCTGGCCAGGCGGAAGATGTCCGTGGGCGAGCTCGCCGATCGCGTGGGGATCACGCCCGCCAACCTGGCCGTACTCAAGAACGGCCGGGCCAAGGCGGTGCGTTTCGCCACGCTCGCCGCGCTCTGCGAGGTGCTCGAGTGCCAGCCGGGCGACCTGCTGCGCTGGGAGACCGAGGACGCCGCTGCCGGATGA
- a CDS encoding DUF1206 domain-containing protein: MGNRRASRGVRAASRGGRGREVTARCGLLARGVLYALVGALALRVAFGEAGGQEADRQGALQELMGKPFGGVLVWAVGIGLVGMMLWRLSEAVFGAAGPDGGKPVKRMASAGRTVFYAAVAFSVLSLAAGGGGHSGDQQSRDVTARALDLPAGRWLVGAAGLGIVVAGAVIAVQAARRSFRKHLAMGGVSARWRAVVDFLGVAGGLARGALFTAVGGFVVYAAVRYDPAQAKGIDDTLRSFTQTPAGPWLLVAVALGLMLFGAFSWAMARWREV, from the coding sequence ATGGGCAACCGCCGCGCGAGCAGAGGCGTCCGGGCCGCGTCCCGCGGTGGCCGGGGCCGGGAGGTCACGGCGCGCTGCGGGCTGCTGGCCCGCGGGGTGCTGTACGCACTGGTCGGGGCACTGGCCCTGCGCGTGGCCTTCGGTGAAGCCGGGGGCCAGGAGGCCGACCGTCAGGGCGCCCTCCAGGAGCTGATGGGCAAGCCCTTCGGCGGCGTCCTCGTCTGGGCCGTGGGCATCGGGCTCGTCGGCATGATGCTGTGGCGCCTGTCGGAGGCGGTGTTCGGCGCGGCCGGACCCGACGGCGGCAAGCCGGTGAAGCGGATGGCTTCGGCGGGCCGGACCGTCTTCTACGCCGCGGTCGCCTTCTCCGTCCTGTCGCTCGCGGCGGGCGGAGGAGGGCACTCCGGAGACCAGCAGTCGCGCGACGTGACGGCGCGGGCCCTGGATCTGCCCGCCGGCCGGTGGCTGGTGGGAGCGGCCGGGCTCGGGATCGTCGTCGCGGGCGCGGTCATCGCGGTGCAGGCGGCACGGCGCAGCTTCCGCAAGCATCTCGCCATGGGCGGGGTCTCGGCGCGGTGGCGCGCCGTCGTCGACTTTCTCGGGGTGGCCGGCGGCCTGGCCCGGGGCGCCCTGTTCACGGCGGTCGGCGGCTTCGTCGTGTACGCCGCGGTGCGCTACGACCCGGCGCAGGCGAAGGGCATCGACGACACCCTGAGGTCGTTCACCCAAACGCCGGCGGGGCCGTGGCTGCTGGTCGCGGTCGCCCTCGGGCTGATGCTGTTCGGGGCGTTCTCCTGGGCGATGGCCCGGTGGCGCGAGGTCTGA
- a CDS encoding DUF2975 domain-containing protein, with protein MGKLAVHALRAVIVVVLVGTVFVQALMVWALATDPEDGSLPLTPLRVITILGMVSAQVALVCVWRLVTMVRRGTVFSHGAFRYVDGVIGSIVAAALMWFGVTAINAPGQREDPGVTVIMGGVGLAILGVALIVLVMRMLLAQAVARDIEAARMQAELDEVI; from the coding sequence GTGGGAAAGCTGGCCGTGCATGCGTTGCGCGCCGTGATCGTGGTGGTGCTCGTCGGCACCGTGTTCGTACAGGCATTGATGGTGTGGGCGTTGGCCACCGACCCGGAGGACGGGTCGCTCCCGCTGACGCCGCTGCGCGTGATCACGATCCTCGGCATGGTGTCGGCCCAGGTCGCCCTGGTCTGCGTGTGGCGGCTGGTGACGATGGTGCGGCGCGGAACCGTTTTCTCCCACGGTGCCTTCCGGTACGTGGACGGCGTGATCGGCTCGATCGTGGCCGCTGCCCTCATGTGGTTCGGGGTCACAGCCATCAACGCGCCGGGCCAGCGGGAGGATCCGGGCGTCACCGTCATCATGGGCGGGGTCGGCCTGGCCATCCTGGGGGTCGCGCTCATCGTGCTCGTCATGCGGATGCTGCTCGCCCAGGCCGTCGCGCGCGACATCGAAGCGGCACGGATGCAGGCCGAGTTGGACGAGGTCATCTGA